In a single window of the Drosophila albomicans strain 15112-1751.03 chromosome 3, ASM965048v2, whole genome shotgun sequence genome:
- the LOC117566869 gene encoding mediator of RNA polymerase II transcription subunit 12 — translation MDLVDIDQVLDNLEAELKADEQLRGNAATTTTAAGATAVVGVESPRPLGDGSSAGAAAKNFVGVSQVFNSLNDYRNNVKSLETHDSYDWTQNGVEKEREQERARELEKQAEEQRKLEKQREEQLLKQERERQLEREQQLEREKQLKREQEQQRKREQKQQLEREQELKREQEELEQLEREQEELEQLEREQQLKEEREQQLEKERELQLQLEREQQLKQEKEKQLKQQLQQEQERQQQLEREQQLKQEQERLLQLEREQEQLLQLERQLERHAISSLEDDDDEHEDIKKFSETKPSKVGDDDVAASLSESLTTSSCSTFSSGPSPGSEEQPSDKPSALQLPPKQEEQQQQHQVESVAVEDLAVGLSSISITNTTESQSILPCEVTASSALGKVLNELSEATSSELDTQSQPQQAPQQPAPAPTLPAAPVQREQLQEQQQQQQEAPPKRSQALTFCSTMDEISDTELDSMLQEVEADIEVEPQQPAAFVVPPSVSYHHKPKEIDDEDSTESAVTEEESVRILSEQDTTSADQLNVDNFSQASTVEFAELRAQEATLATATVGEELASSFSSSASDTDSLSGRKLDEDEGVAVEVEGEDGEQQRPQRPQTLDLNAAAAAVGQQASAGQTPPAESEQQPAQEEVPQQPAEISPGDDVDDDDDSPIYEAVGYSDPHANLGKVPPIWVPDNMAGQCMQCQQKFTMIKRRHHCRACGKVLCSICCSQRFHLQFANEPESRVCVQCFMILSERQANALGGQAANEVAPPSALPPTPMRSPNPNNPMEYCSTIPPHRQVTAAGGGPPSVIVPVGVLKKTDGSSSNSSSSDGKKGRKRKSVMFSDGIAPGSELASTMEQQWGEAKQARRGVQRSNSGAGQKPPTPGASSSSGGGAAASGSSGSSSIDTSTTMGLVAQLFRGSIPPSAAAATLSAVSQGSEQSQSAGRNTAQSSPRRKMESSRKLPPSDSHGCFIPSEEHALPPICVTGSGGNSNCDVDYKVVRNDAELIERLQRETLKFILKNNFYVHVKVLNMSCCMNRWVLNFTTSGLHHVGNDELIILLEIKPPPASSGPSVPRDIFQHLYDVYVEAENARSSTQELAFSSPRNVNFLGSREHGGFIFIRPTYQCLQGVIVPDSPYLVGVLIHRHEVPWAKVLPLRLILRLGAQYRYYPCPLISVRNRESVYGEIAQTIINFLVDFRNYTYSLPAIRGLYIHMEDRQTTVIIPRYRQNDVIKAINNATDHILAFAGNFSKVADGHLVCMQNINDDRAEMYAYSTQAINIQGQPRKITGASFFVLNEALKSSSGLSGKCSIVEDGLMVQIMPAKMEEVRQALRNQTDIDIVCGPIAATDEQSEIVSIKWVDDDRDINVGVKSPIDDKPMDGVANMRVHASFNYSNTNYAIRLTDIFIVKCEDWYATNGTNYADITRIAEQLARSASMALLPFLDLLAAAGINKLALRATLDQENVCYEAGARGTKLPPLYMNALDNHLIATLHGESSGIQDPIILELVFYILNA, via the exons atgGATCTGGTGGACATCGATCAGGTCCTGGACAATCTGGAAGCAGAGCTTAAAG CCGATGAGCAGCTGAGAggaaatgcagcaacaacaacaacagcagctggagcaaCTGCTGTAGTGGGCGTTGAGTCACCACGCCCACTGGGCGATGGCAGCAGCGCTGGCGCCGCAGCCAAGAACTTTGTGGGCGTCTCTCAGGTGTTTAACAGTCTCAACGACTATCGCAACAATGTGAAATCGCTGGAGACGCACGACAGCTACGATTGGACGCAAAATGGAGTGGAGAAGGAACGGGAACAGGAGCGGGCGAGAGAGCTAGAGAAACAAGCGGAAGAGCAGAGAAAGCTGGAGAAGCAGCGGGAGGAGCAGCTACTCAAGCAGGAGCGAGAAAGGCAGCTAGAGAGGGAACAACAGCTGGAGAGGGAAAAACAGCTGAAGAGGGAGCAGGAACAGCAGCGGAAGCGGGAGCAGAAACAACAGCTGGAGAGGGAGCAAGAACTCAAGCGCGAGCAGGAAGAACTGGAGCagctagagagagagcagGAAGAGCTGGAGCAACTTGAGAGGGAACAACAGCTCAAGGAGGAAAGGGAACAGCAGCTCGAGAAGGAAAGGGAACTGCAGCTACAACTAGAAAGGGAGCAACAACTAAAGCAGGAGAAGGAAAAACAGTTAAAGCAACAACTTCAGCAGGAGCAggaaaggcagcaacaactggaGCGGGAGCAACAACTGAAGCAGGAACAAGAAAGGCTGCTGCAGTTGGAACGTGAacaggagcagctgctgcagctggaaCGACAGCTAGAGCGGCACGCAATATCCAGTCTagaggacgacgacgatgagcaCGAGGACATTAAAAAGTTCAGTGAGACGAAGCCTTCGAAAGTGGGCGACGATGACGTTGCTGCCTCGCTGTCCGAATCGCTGACCACCTCCTCCTGCTCGACGTTCTCTTCGGGTCCGTCGCCAGGCTCCGAGGAGCAGCCGAGTGACAAGCCAAGTGCGTTGCAATTGCCTCCAAAACaggaggaacaacaacaacaacaccaagtGGAGTCGGTGGCTGTGGAGGATTTGGCAGTGGGTCTGTCCTCCATTTCGATAACAAACACTACAGAATCGCAGTCCATACTGCCCTGCGAGGTGACTGCATCCTCGGCATTGGGTAAAGTGCTCAACGAGCTGTCCGAGGCGACGAGCAGCGAGCTGGACACACAGAGTCAGCCGCAGCAGGCACCACAGCAGCCAGCG CCGGCGCCAACGTTGCCCGCAGCTCCTGTACAGCGGGAACAACtgcaagaacagcaacagcagcagcaggaggcgCCTCCCAAGCGCAGTCAAGCGCTCACCTTTTGCTCCACCATGGATGAAATCTCTGATACAGAGCTGGACAGCATGCTGCAGGAAGTCGAGGCGGACATCGAAGTGGAGCCGCAGCAGCCAGCGGCATTTGTTGTGCCCCCCAGCGTTTCGTATCATCACAAACCCAAAGAAATTGACGATGAAGACTCCACAGAGTCGGCTGTGACAGAAGAGGAATCTGTGCGCATACTTTCAGAGCAGGACACAACCTCAGCGGATCAGCTAAATGTGGACAACTTCTCACAGGCATCGACAGTAGAGTTTGCCGAGCTGAGGGCGCAGGAAGCGACGCTGGCCACAGCAACTGTGGGAGAGGAGTTGGCTTCATCGTTTAGCAGCAGCGCCAGCGACACAGATTCGCTATCTGGTCGTAAGCTGGACGAAGATGAGggagtcgcagtcgaagtgGAGGGGGAGGACGGGGAGCAGCAGCGACCACAGCGTCCGCAAACCTTGGATCTAAatgcagcggctgctgctgtgggaCAACAAGCGAGCGCAGGACAAACGCCGCCGGCAGAGAGCGAGCAACAGCCAGCGCAAGAGGAAGTTCCACAGCAACCTGCTGAGATTTCCCCgggcgacgacgtcgacgatgatgatgacagtCCCATTTACGAGGCCGTTGGCTACAGCGATCCGCATGCCAATCTCGGCAAGGTGCCGCCCATCTGGGTGCCCGACAACATGGCCGGTCAGTGCATGCAATGCCAGCAAAAGTTCACCATGATCAAGCGTCGGCATCACTGTCGCGCCTGTGGCAAAGTCTTGTGCTCCATCTGCTGTTCACAGCGTTTCCATCTGCAGTTCGCCAACGAACCGGAGTCTCGGGTCTGCGTGCAATGCTTCATGATACTCAGCGAACGTCAGGCAAATGCTTTGGGCGGTCAGGCAGCCAATGAAGTGGCGCCTCCCTCGGCGCTGCCACCGACACCGATGCGTTCGCCTAATCCCAACAATCCCATGGAGTATTGCTCGACCATACCGCCGCATCGTCAAGTCACAGCAGCAGGCGGTGGACCGCCTAGCGTCATTGTGCCCGTCGGTGTGCTGAAGAAAACCGATGGCAGCTCTTCGAATTCGTCGAGTTCGGATGGGAAAAAGGGACGCAAACGCAAGAGCGTCATGTTCAGCGATGGCATTGCGCCGGGCAGCGAACTGGCCAGCACCATGGAGCAGCAATGGGGCGAGGCCAAGCAGGCGCGTCGTGGCGTGCAGCGCAGCAACAGTGGCGCTGGTCAAAAGCCGCCCACACCGGgtgcaagcagcagcagtggagGTGGAGCAGCTGCCTCTGGCTCCTCGGGCAGCAGCAGTATTGACACCAGCACCACAATGGGTTTGGTGGCGCAACTCTTTCGCGGCTCCATACCGCCATCGGCAGCGGCGGCCACCCTAAGCGCTGTCTCCCAGGGCAGCGAACAGAGTCAGAGTG CTGGTCGCAATACGGCGCAAAGTTCGCCACGTCGCAAAATGGAATCGTCACGCAAATTGCCGCCCAGCGATTCCCATGGCTGTTTCATACCCAGCGAGGAGCACGCTCTGCCCCCCATTTGTGTGACCGGCAgtggcggcaacagcaactgtgaTGTCGACTACAAAGTGGTGCGCAACGATGCCGAGCTCATCGAGCGACTGCAGCGCGAAACGCTCAAGTTCATTCTGAAGAACAATTTCTACGTGCACGTCAAGGTGCTCAACA TGAGCTGCTGCATGAACCGCTGGGTGCTGAACTTTACCACATCGGGACTGCATCACGTGGGCAACGATGAGCTGATCATACTGCTGGAGATTAAGCCGCCGCCAGCGAGCAGCGGTCCCTCGGTGCCACGCGACATATTCCAGCATCTGTACGATGTGTATGTGGAGGCGGAGAATGCGCGCTCCAGCACACAGGAGTTGGCCTTTAGCAGTCCGCGGAATGTGAACTTTTTGGGATCACGCGAGCATGGCGGCTTCATATTCATACGGCCAACGTATCAGTGTCTGCAGGGTGTGATTGTGCCGGACAGTCCGTATCTGGTCGGTGTGCTCATCCATCGGCATGAGGTGCCTTGGGCCAAGGTGTTGCCGCTGCGTCTGATATTGCGTTTGGGTGCCCAATATCGTTACTATCCGTGTCCATTGATCTCGGTGCGCAATCGTGAGTCGGTGTACGGCGAGATTGCGCAAACGatcattaattttttggtgGATTTCCGCAACTATACGTATTCATTGCCCGCCATACGCGGTCTCTACATACACATGGAGGATCGCCAGACGACGGTGATCATTCCGAGGTATCGTCAGAACGATGTGATCAAGGCGATCAACAATGCCACCGATCATATATTGGCATTTGCCGGCAACTTCTCCAAGGTGGCCGACGGGCATTTGGTGTGCATGCAGAACATAAACGATGATCGCGCCGAGATGTATGCGTATTCCACGCAAGCAATCAACATACAAGGACAGCCTCGCAAGATTACGGGCGCCAGTTTCTTTGTGCTCAACGAGGCGTTGAAGAGCAGCAGCGGGCTGTCGGGCAAATGCAGCATTGTGGAGGACGGACTGATGGTCCAAATAATGCCAGCCAAAATGGAGGAAGTGCGTCAGGCGTTGCGCAATCAAACGGACATCGATATTGTGTGTGGTCCCATCGCAGCCACCGATGAACAGAGCGAAATTGTCAGCATCAAATGGGTGGACGATGATCGCGACATCAATGTGGG TGTCAAGTCGCCCATCGATGACAAGCCCATGGATGGTGTGGCCAATATGCGTGTGCATGCCAGCTTCAACTATTCCAATACCAACTATGCAATACGCTTAACGGACATTTTCATTGTCAAG tGCGAAGATTGGTATGCCACAAATGGCACCAACTATGCTGACATCACTCGCATTGCCGAGCAATTGGCCCGAAGCGCTTCGATGGCGTTGTTACCATTCCTAGATCTGctagctgctgctggcatcAATAAACTGGCACTACGTGCCACACTCGACCAGGAGAAC gTCTGCTATGAGGCCGGTGCACGTGGGACAAAGTTGCCACCGCTTTATATGAATGCGCTTGATAATCATCTAATAGCCACGCTGCACGGTGAATCCTCTGGCATTCAGGATCCCATCATATTGGAACTGGTTTTCTACATACTAAATgcttaa